The nucleotide sequence GCGCTGTATCTTGCCTCCGCCTCGCCACGACGTGCCGAACTGCTGGCGCAGATTGGCGTGCGGTTCTCTCGCCTGGTATTTCCCGGTATTAATGAGACTCCCCGTGCGGGCGAAGCACCGGCAGACTATGTGCAGCGCATGGCGCGCGAAAAGGCCATCGCCGGCCGTGCCGCGCTGGACGGCGTGCCGCAGGCTGCGGTGCTCGGCGCTGACACCTCGGTGGTGCTGGGCGAACGGATTCTCGGCAAGCCCGCCGACCGTGACGACGCCCGGCAGATGCTGCAGGCGCTCTCCGGCACCGTGCATGAAGTGCTCTCGGCGGTGTCGGTGCTGACGCCGGATGGCCAGCAGACGCGGCTGTCGACCACACGGGTC is from Isoalcanivorax pacificus W11-5 and encodes:
- a CDS encoding Maf family protein, yielding MRALYLASASPRRAELLAQIGVRFSRLVFPGINETPRAGEAPADYVQRMAREKAIAGRAALDGVPQAAVLGADTSVVLGERILGKPADRDDARQMLQALSGTVHEVLSAVSVLTPDGQQTRLSTTRVWFRDLDSAEIDTYLATGEPFDKAGAYGIQGCGAVLVDALHGSYSGVVGLPLAETRALLHWANVPYWQQDPA